One segment of Panicum virgatum strain AP13 chromosome 1K, P.virgatum_v5, whole genome shotgun sequence DNA contains the following:
- the LOC120708940 gene encoding BTB/POZ domain-containing protein At1g63850-like yields the protein MLYGKEGIAVRMGVHRDVLCQSSAFFAARLAGGHGPPAPCVEIHDCDDAKIYVETVSCITARLFVGIGREEMLPSKNTRLSLLQEARRGRDRADDPDASIGGSKVYAAVMVWEILEVRG from the exons ATGCTGTACGGGAAGGAGGGGATCGCCGTCAGGATGGGCGTGCACAGGGACGTCCTCTGCCAGAGCAGCGCCTTCTTCGCGGcacgcctcgccggcggccacggccCGCCGGCACCGTGCGTGGAGATCCACGACTGCGACGACGCGAAGATCTACGTCGAGACCGTGAGCTGCATCACGGCGAGGCTGTTCGTCGGCATTGGGAGAGAGGAGATGCTTCCATCCAAGAACACCCGTCTCAGTCTCTTGCAG GAAGCTCGTCGAGGACGGGATCGGGCAGACGATCCTGACGCTTCCATTGGAGGATCAAAGGTCTATGCTGCTGTCATGGTTTGGGAGATTCTTGAAGTTAGGGGATAA